A genome region from Penaeus vannamei isolate JL-2024 chromosome 20, ASM4276789v1, whole genome shotgun sequence includes the following:
- the LOC113816491 gene encoding beta-1,4-mannosyl-glycoprotein 4-beta-N-acetylglucosaminyltransferase: MVRLRIRCRCVALAVVVSQIFLGFWFFSQPLDPPKQFLKRLFSEGGQGILHLTDHEMSHYYTFFGKDLCVKEGVIPEKSSEGNCVCRKGWKGRRCGVPEIMQRAKWMQNEELSKNLQLRKRARRVILVTPFSYEFDIFETNVNELNGLVDIFVIGETNYTEPGSKTSLPVLNKLKKEWLKDFQDRIIYVPVTESDLKKSSFMQNLVHTGLRLVSDIRPDDLFILTNGEEILSRDVLTFLKLFQGYPLPVKCQYREHVYGFYWSAMKSLNKTKPQVCASSFQFLANAFEYQVSRLQEGSVLEEDLNFFTTHEQPVSEWTVPDAGWKCHLCLSVQNIFRKFLNLPKSYRPKWFTESSSSMLPFIQRLVKFGQDENLAPVGKANTPSQENLPSYLWNNRENFNHLLKNPYETISIHNLV, encoded by the exons ATGGTGCGGCTAAGGATTAGATGTCGCTGTGTTGCTCTAGCTGTTGTAGTATCACAG attttcCTGGGATTTTGGTTCTTCTCACAACCCTTAGATCCTCCCAAACAGTTTTTGAAACGTTTATTTAGTGAAGGAGGTCAAGGCATCCTACATTTAACTGACCATGAGATGTCCCATTACTATACATTTTTTGGGAAAGATCTTTGTGTTAAAGAAGGTGTAATTCCTGAGAAGAGCTCAGAAGGCAACTGTGTGTGCCGTAAAGGATGGAAAGGACGGAGGTGTGGAGTACCAGAAATAATGCAGAGAGCAAAGTGGATGCAAAATGAAGAACTCTCTAAGAATTTACAACTGAGGAAAAGAGCACGACGTGTGATATTGGTTACTCCATTTTCTTATGAGTTTGATATTTTTGAGACAAATGTAAATGAGCTCAATGGATTAGTTGATATATTTGTTATTGGTGAAACCAATTATACAGAGCCAGGTAGTAAAACATCTCTCCCTGTattgaataaattgaaaaaagaatGGTTAAAAGATTTTCAAGATAGGATAATATATGTCCCTGTGACAGAAAGTGATCTGAAGAAAAGCTCATTCATGCAAAATTTGGTTCACACTGGGCTGCGTTTAGTAAGTGACATCCGTCCAGATGATCTCTTTATTCTGACGAATGGTGAAGAAATTCTCAGCCGTGATGTCTTGACTTTTCTAAAGCTCTTCCAGGGGTATCCGTTACCAGTAAAGTGTCAATACCGTGAGCATGTGTACGGGTTTTACTGGAGTGCTATGAAGAGTCTTAATAAAACTAAGCCTCAAGTGTGTGCCTCGTCTTTTCAGTTTCTAGCCAATGCTTTTGAATACCAAGTGTCGCGTCTTCAAGAAGGAAGTGTTTTGGAGGAAGATCTCAACTTTTTTACAACTCATGAACAGCCAGTTTCTGAATGGACAGTTCCAGATGCTGGTTGGAAATGTCACTTGTGCTTGTCAGTCCAGAATATTTTCCGCAAGTTTCTCAACTTACCAAAGAGTTATAGACCAAAATGGTTCACTGAATCATCATCCAGCATGCTACCCTTCATTCAGCGCTTGGTCAAATTCGGGCAAGACGAGAATCTAGCACCCGTTGGAAAAGCAAACACCCCCAGTCAGGAAAACTTGCCGTCTTACCTGTGGAACAACAGAGAAAATTTCAACCATTTATTGAAAAATCCGTACGAAACAATATCCATCCACAACCTTGTTTAG
- the oaf gene encoding out at first protein, translating to MYSLCIFLLVSFSVNTFSTAQLVVNVKTQGGEVFKETITANISDDSVVLEFPQSDGTYVTQLIDFKQELQIFKVIVLGEEELGQSQFQVMCFIMRFFKNNFISSDAMSKLRQKNPGTVRSPEEDRGTEEVEMDVSVDVAGAGILSPHIPHMCALASTSTYASDRDIKLWATQRRELDGDWSLVSDATHHLPTRGVARCADGGRDLSSPCACHYQVCIAWYPCGLKYCKGRDNSGKAVSYRCGIRTCRKCRNFSYFVPQRQLCLWDD from the exons ATGTATTCTTTATGCATCTTTCTTCTCGTTTCATTTTCGGTAAACACCTTTTCCACGGCACAGCTCGTCGTTAATGTAAAAACACAG GGTGGTGAAGTCTTCAAAGAAACTATCACAGCAAATATATCAGATGATTCAGTGGTGCTGGAATTTCCTCAGAGCGATGGCACTTACGTTACACAGCTCATTGACTTTAAGCAG gaGCTGCAGATCTTCAAGGTGATTGTTTTGGGAGAGGAGGAATTAGGACAAAGTCAGTTTCAAGTCATGTGCTTCATTATGAGGTTCTTTAAGAATAATTTCATATCCTCAGATGCCATGTCCAAGTTAAGACAA aaAAATCCTGGCACAGTGAGATCACCAGAAGAAGACCGTGGCACTGAAGAAGTAGAGATGGACGTAAGTGTGGATGTTGCTGGAGCAGGTATTCTATCTCCACACATCCCTCACATGTGTGCATTGGCCAGCACGTCTACTTATGCCTCTGACAGAGACATTAAACTTTGGGCAACACAGAGAAGAG AATTAGATGGCGATTGGTCTCTAGTCAGCGATGCAACACACCACCTCCCAACAAGGGGTGTTGCTCGCTGTGCTGATGGGGGTAGAGATCTCTCAAGCCCTTGTGCCTGTCATTATCAA GTATGCATTGCTTGGTATCCCTGTGGCCTGAAATACTGCAAAGGAAGAGACAATTCTGGTAAAGCAGTGTCCTACCGTTGTGGCATCAGAACCTGTCGGAAGTGCCGTAATTTCAGTTACTTTGTACCACAACGTCAGCTCTGCTTGTGGGACGACTAA
- the Chd64 gene encoding myophilin, with protein MNRATKSGIAAEAQAKVNAKYSEEQAAECLEWIAIITSADINKSGDADNFYETLKNGQLLCQVINALKPGQIKKIQTSAMAFKCMENINAFVEGAKACGVPTQETFQTVDLWERQNLNSVVICLQSLGRKGSQFDKPSIGPKESEKNVRHFTEEQLRASEGIVNLQYGSNKGATQSGMSFGNTRHM; from the exons ATGAACCGTGCTACCAAGTCTGGAATCGCAGCCGAGGCTCAGGCTAAG GTCAACGCAAAATACAGCGAAGAGCAGGCCGCCGAGTGCTTGGAATGGATCGCCATCATCACAAGCGCCGACATCAACAAGTCTGGAGACGCCGACAATTTCTACGAAACCTTGAAGAACGGACAGCTGTTGTGCCA GGTGATTAACGCCCTCAAGCCCGGTCAGATCAAGAAGATCCAGACCTCCGCCATGGCCTTCAAGTGCATGGAGAACATCAACGCCTTCGTGGAGGGTGCTAAGGCCTGCGGCGTCCCCACTCAGGAGACCTTCCAGACTGTCGACCTTTGGGAGCGACAGAACCTCAACTCTGTTGTTATCTGCTTGCAGTCTCTGGGAAGGAAG GGATCTCAGTTTGATAAGCCTTCCATTGGCCCAAAAGAGTCTGAGAAGAACGTCCGCCACTTCACCGAGGAGCAGCTCAGGGCTTCTGAGGGCATTGTCAACCTGCAGTATGGCTCCAACAAGGGTGCCACTCAGTCTGGCATGTCCTTCGGCAATACTCGCCACATGTAA